The nucleotide sequence TGTGTCATTGGTGGCGGCAGAACGTACCAATGTGGTGGGGGTATTCTTGCTTGCCCCCGCGCTATCAATGCCTGGCTACGAAGTACAAAACTACAAATATGCTGGGGAAGTGAGTATGGTGCATGGATGGCACGATGACATTGTGCCTGCCGAGAACAGCATTAACTACGCCCGTACCTGTAGTGCAAATTTGCTGCTCGTGCATGATGTGCATCGTTTATCAAACAGCATGCCGCAAATATCACCATTTTTCCGCAACTGGTTGAAGCCTTTCGATATTCACCGGCTTTAGCGCTTTACCTTGCAGGATGAAAAGCACGGCGAGCCTATACAATAGGCCGCCTGTGTTCACCTACGACTAATCGCTTACTTTGCCTCTGTGCATTCACATCATCACACTTGCTAAAATATGGCATTATGTGAGGAATGCAGGATAACTTGTATAGGTTGAAGTGATGGCAATAGCGTTACCCCCCGAGCCTAATTGGCATAAATTAATCAAATCTGGTTCGCGAGTGTTTGTTGGTGGTACCGCCTCTGTACCTTATGCGCTGGTTCAACATCTTATTGAAAATAGCGAAGGCTTTAGTGATATTGAATTGGTTCACATGCTGGCGCTTGGCGATACCCGTTGGGCAAAAGAGAAATATAAACGTTTATTCAAAGCCAATACTTTTTTTATTGGCGGTGAGGCCATTCGTCGTGCTGTTGATGAAGGGCGGGCAGATTATACACCCGTGTTTTTATCTGAAATATCGAGCTTGTTTAGTGATGGTACGTTGGCGTTAGATGCTGCCTTGGTGAATGTCAGTCCGCCGGATGAATTTGGTTATTGTTCTTTGGGCGCTGCCGTGGATATTTCCATGTCTGCGGTAAGAAACTGTCAGCAAGTGGTGGCACAAATCAACCCACAGGTTCCTCGCACCGCAGGGCATTCCTATATCCATATCAGTGAAATTACCGCCTGTATTGAAGCCAGCGAACCTTTGGTGGAAGTCAGTCCGCCCCCTATAGATTCCGTTGCTGAACGTATTGGTCAATATGTGTCTATGTTGGTGGACGATGGCGCAACGCTGCAATTCGGTATTGGTAAAATTCCCAGTGCAACGCTGAAATATTTGTGCCATCACAAAGATC is from Alteromonas australica and encodes:
- a CDS encoding alpha/beta fold hydrolase, whose product is MTTVIFSHGKESGPWGSKITTMSKVAEQLGFRVESIDYQDLDSPEARVDRLVENISQQSDTVILVGSSMGGYVSLVAAERTNVVGVFLLAPALSMPGYEVQNYKYAGEVSMVHGWHDDIVPAENSINYARTCSANLLLVHDVHRLSNSMPQISPFFRNWLKPFDIHRL